The following are from one region of the Silene latifolia isolate original U9 population chromosome 9, ASM4854445v1, whole genome shotgun sequence genome:
- the LOC141602090 gene encoding uncharacterized protein LOC141602090 — MVYAFNGLHERKVLWSKLSQFKEHIQGAWAICGDFNTVLSPNKRLGGSSSEEEIIDFKNCIDDCDVMDCPATGSLFTWCNKHEPATMVYSRLDRVLVNQRWLQDYPQAYAHFYCEGIFYHCPCVVQSKLVGGKKKRSFKYFNMWSKSVDFQQCVKTIWDQDWPGTKMYKLVCKLKHLKGPLKNLNKNDFDDVEINFARAQMYLEKVQKSLRTDPLNPDLIVQEREAASSVRFLNDASYEVLLQKSKAVWVEKGDCNTKYFHSIIKGRQNAFLAFYTNLLGSSTEPISVAKNVVQMGKICTDDHHATLLAPVTNAEIKHVLATILPSIISDNQGGFIKGRSIVENIIICQDIVRCYNRKSISPRFMLKVDLKKAYDSINWEFMKQMLTFLNFPLKFIDLVMECITTASYSVVLNGEVFGHFKGAKGLRQGDPLSPLLYTIAMEYLSRILKHTTSTMPFKFHLMCSQLKLSHLMFVDDLLLFCKGDVNSIMILLRSFATFSCASGLQMNSTKPNAYFNGVHSWVKHDILQVSGFKEGHLPFTYLGIPITCGRMKKTDCNILVENETETIFGMGGADFVRVSMVGWEKVYLKGQAWKDYKPSGDLSWGWKSVCKVKDKLDTGYQNGHWLLGARGYTLRSGYDLIRHKFQNVPWHKQIWNFWSLPKHQFIGWLIAREALMLKDKLFSLGIAPDDDCLLCGKGRESHTHLFQTCEYSRRLLDEVSKVLRITLPVSNPLRRIADGQFSQVQKGVILSAISATFYHIWLQRNKARVDGVIQRPEILRDLIQKEIKTRIAVHLSQGIANSDNVWLRSRSLIV, encoded by the exons ATGGTGTATGCTTTTAATGGGTTACATGAGAGAAAAGTGTTGTGGAGTAAACTTAGTCAGTTTAAGGAGCACATTCAGGGAGCCTGGGCTATATGTGGAGATTTTAATACTGTGCTTAGCCCTAATAAAAGATTAGGTGGGAGCTCCTCAGAAGAAGAAATTATTGACTTTAAGAATTGTATTGATGACTGTGATGTGATGGACTGTCCAGCTACAGGCTCATTGTTTACTTGGTGTAATAAGCATGAACCTGCTACCATGGTGTATAGTAGATTGGACAGAGTCCTTGTCAACCAGAGATGGCTACAAGACTATCCTCAGGCTTATGCTCATTTCTATTGTGAAGGGATTTTTTATCATTGCCCATGTGTTGTTCAATCCAAGCTTGTTGGGGGTAAGAAAAAGAGAAGTTtcaaatactttaatatgtggagtaAGTCTGTGGATTTTCAGCAGTGTGTGAAGACAATTTGGGATCAAGACTGGCCTGGAACCAAAATGTATAAGCTGGTTTGTAAACTTAAGCACCTGAAGGGGCCTCTTAAGAATCTTAATAAAAATGATTTTGATGATGTTGAGATTAACTTTGCTAGAGCCCAGATGTACTTGGAGAAGGTTCAAAAGAGTCTTAGGACTGATCCTCTTAATCCAGACCTCATTGTGCAGGAAAGAGAGGCTGCTAGTAGTGTCAGGTTCTTAAATGATGCCAGCTATGAAGTTTTGTTACAGAAGTCAAAGGCTGTTTGGGTGGAAAAAGGTGACTGTAATACAAAATATTTCCACAGCATAATTAAAGGAAGACAG AATGCTTTTCTTGCCTTTTACACTAATCTTTTGGGTTCTTCTACTGAGCCTATCAGTGTTGCAAAAAATGTGGTCCAAATGGGAAAGATTTGCACTGATGATCATCATGCTACCTTGCTTGCTCCTGTCACCAATGCTGAGATCAAGCATGT ACTTGCCACTATCCTTCCTAGCATTATCAGTGATAACCAAGGGGGTTTTATTAAAGGGAGAAGCATAGTGGAGAACATAATAATTTGTCAGGATATTGTCAGATGTTATAATAGGAAGTCTATCTCCCCTAGATTCATGCTCAAGGTTGACCTTAAAAAAGCCTATGACTCTATTAATTGGGAGTTTATGAAACAAATGCTGACCTTCCTGAATTTTCCTCTAAAATTTATTGATCTGGTTATGGAATGCATCACTACTGCTTCTTATTCTGTTGTATTGAATGGAGAGGTATTTGGCCACTTTAAAGGAGCCAAGGGCTTAAGACAGGGAGACCCCTTATCTCCCCTCCTTTATACCATAGCCATGGAGTATTTGAGTAGAATTTTGAAGCATACAACTTCTACAATGCCTTTCAAATTCCATCTTATGTGTAGTCAACTGAAGCTTTCCCATTTAATGTTTGTTGATGATCTATTGTTGTTTTGCAAAGGAGATGTTAATTCAATAATGATTCTTTTAAGGTCCTTTGCTACCTTTTCTTGTGCTTCTGGCCTGCAAATGAACTCCACTAAGCCCAATGCCTACTTTAATGGAGTCCATAGTTGGGTAAAACATGATATTCTACAAGTTTCTGGGTTCAAAGAAGGTCATCTGCCTTTTACTTACTTGGGGATCCCTATTACTTGTGGAAGAATGAAGAAAACTGACTGCAATATCCTTGTGGAGAACGAAACTG AAACTATCTTTGGGATGGGGGGTGCAGATTTTGTTAGAGTGTCTATGGTAGGGTGGGAGAAA GTCTATTTAAAGGGCCAAGCCTGGAAGGACTACAAACCTAGTGGTGATCTTAGCTGGGGGTGGAAGTCTGTTTGTAAGGTTAAAGATAAATTGGATACTGGTTACCAGAATGGACATTGGTTACTGGGTGCTAGAGGTTACACTTTGCGTAGTGGCTATGATCTAATCAGGCACAAGTTTCAGAATGTGCCTTGGCATAAACAGATATGGAATTTTTGGAGTCTCCCCAAGCATCAATTCATTGGTTGGCTCATTGCTAGGGAAGCTCTTATGCTCAAGGATAAACTATTTTCTCTTGGTATTGCCCCAGATGATGACTGCCTGTTGTGTGGTAAAGGGAGGGAAAGTCATACTCACTTGTTCCAGACCTGTGAGTATTCTAGAAGATTGCTTGATGAAGTCTCTAAAGTTCTGAGGATTACTCTGCCAGTATCTAATCCTCTCCGAAGGATTGCTGACGGTCAGTTTTCTCAGGTACAGAAAGGTGTGATTTTAAGTGCGATATCTGCTACATTCTATCACATTTGGCTACAACGGAACAAGGCTCGTGTGGATGGTGTAATACAAAGACCTGAAATCTTGCGAGATTTGATCCAGAAGGAAATTAAAACTAGGATTGCAGTACATCTTAGCCAAGGAATTGCCAATAGTGATAATGTATGGTTAAGAAGTAGAAGTTTGATTGTATAA